The genome window GTGTTAATGTAAGTCCAGCAAATAAACTTGCGGATGCTTGCAAAAATTCGAGTCGATTGAATTTATAATTAATTGACATGTAAGAACTCCTGACTATTCAAAACTGCCCATACCCAATCCTGGATTACAGTACGTTCGAAATGGGCATCTCCTTTAGTTAAACTGGATTGAAGAATCATCTTTTCTTTTTCTGTTAAACCACGACCCAATAAAATTGTATTCACTTCTTCTAGAACTTTCTCCATCGATTTAGTAGCCGTAAAAGTTTTCATGGATTGAGAATCTTTTCCACCAAAATCCCAAGAAGCTTTGCCTGTGAGTCTTCCATTCATAAGTGTCAAAATCTGATCGATAGTAATTTCAGAATGGTCGTCAGATACATCAGTTCTTGCTCCTGATCCGAAGACAGCGAGAAAATGATTGGGACGCACTGGTCGCTCAATTTCTGACGCAAACATTGTTTCATTTTTATCTTTATTCGGAACGCGAATTTCGCCAGTTCCTTTAAGATCTGGTTTTGAAGATCCAAATGGATTCAGTCGGCGCTCCGAAAACATCCACTTTGGTTGTTCGACTTCGAAGGTCCCTTTTACGATTGAATTCATCAATTGATCTGGATCCATTCTATTTGAAGGATAGAAGCTAATTGGTTTGTCCGATTCTTCTTTCATAATTGCATTTCTTCGCGAATATGCTTTTGAATTTACTATATAATAAATTAGATATTTAATAGAGTGATTGTTATCTAGGAAAACTTGATCCAAATGAATCAATATAGGTTCGGCTTCCATTTTAGTATTTTTATTCCAATCGTCTTCAGGGGAAAAAAATGACCAACCCATCAATTCTTTCCATATCCGATTGATAATTACTTTTCTAAATCTTTGATTCTCCCGTGCAAGCAACCAGTCGGCAAAAAGTTTTCTTCTATCTGTGTTAGCCTCTATGCTTGGAATTGTACCATCAAGAAATTTCGGAACAACCAAATCACCACCAGGCATATCATCTTTAATTGGAAATCTAACACCTAATGATGGTTCATAGTATAATTTTGCATAGGTCAATTCGTGCTTTTTATTATAGGCATCTCTTTGTTCCTTGGACATTTTGTTCCAATTTTCCTGATTCCAAGCATTGTTTCTTTCACGAACGGATTTTTGCATTTTTAGAGGGAGTCTTTCTATATCTTCGTTCGGAATGTTCTGAATAGTTTCTCCTTTAAATTTATTCTCATCCCATGATGATGTTCGGTAGAACTGCTGACCGAAGAAAGCTGCGAGTGCATAATAATCACGTTGTGTAAAGCTTGGATCAAATTTATCATCATGACACCTAGCGCATCCAACTCTTTGCGCGTAAAAAACTCTTCCAACATATTCAGCAACCTGTAAAGGATCAGCAGCATCTCTACCATAAAAATGAACTGCTAGGTTTTTATCAGCGCTGCCACTAGCGGTAAGCATTTCTCTCACCATCGAATTATAAGGTTTATCATCATGAAGTGAACTGGATAGATATTTGTAAAAGCCTCCGTACACTTCTTTTCTTCTATTGGTCTGTTCTCTAAACATTGAGGCAAATTTTATTCCCCAATATTCTGCGAATTCTGGACTTTTAAGATATCGAACCGTCGCATCACGAAATTTCTGCGGATCATTATCATTTGCATATGCTAAAGATTCACCGCCATCAGGGATTGTTCCCTTGATATTTAGAGAAAGCCTTCTAAGTAAAACTGGATCTTTGGCAGGTTCAATTGCGAAAGTAGAAATTCTTGAATATATTTTGTCTAGCTCCTCAGATTCATAA of Leptospira sp. GIMC2001 contains these proteins:
- a CDS encoding DUF1549 domain-containing protein is translated as MRIRYFYFSIAVLTLLTYVIALSSQSVSYESEELDKIYSRISTFAIEPAKDPVLLRRLSLNIKGTIPDGGESLAYANDNDPQKFRDATVRYLKSPEFAEYWGIKFASMFREQTNRRKEVYGGFYKYLSSSLHDDKPYNSMVREMLTASGSADKNLAVHFYGRDAADPLQVAEYVGRVFYAQRVGCARCHDDKFDPSFTQRDYYALAAFFGQQFYRTSSWDENKFKGETIQNIPNEDIERLPLKMQKSVRERNNAWNQENWNKMSKEQRDAYNKKHELTYAKLYYEPSLGVRFPIKDDMPGGDLVVPKFLDGTIPSIEANTDRRKLFADWLLARENQRFRKVIINRIWKELMGWSFFSPEDDWNKNTKMEAEPILIHLDQVFLDNNHSIKYLIYYIVNSKAYSRRNAIMKEESDKPISFYPSNRMDPDQLMNSIVKGTFEVEQPKWMFSERRLNPFGSSKPDLKGTGEIRVPNKDKNETMFASEIERPVRPNHFLAVFGSGARTDVSDDHSEITIDQILTLMNGRLTGKASWDFGGKDSQSMKTFTATKSMEKVLEEVNTILLGRGLTEKEKMILQSSLTKGDAHFERTVIQDWVWAVLNSQEFLHVN